From Cinclus cinclus chromosome 2, bCinCin1.1, whole genome shotgun sequence, one genomic window encodes:
- the CLDND1 gene encoding claudin domain-containing protein 1 isoform X2, which translates to MSQVWHCWDNTVLPQALLTCPCVPTEGDMMDNRFATALVIACVLSLISTIYMAASIGTDFWYEYHTLSPAENVSEAGRSIWEEFVSKDADEKTYTDALFRCNGTVGLWRRCITVPKNSHWYSPPDMTTNCISFSLSDQFVEKYIEPGNHNSGTDLNRTYLWRLQFLLPFVSIGLMCFGALIGLCACACRSLYPAIATGVLHFLAGLCTLGLVGCYVAGIELLHRKLPLPEDVRGEFGWSFCLACVSAPLQFMAAALFIWAARTNRKEFTLLKAYRVA; encoded by the exons ATGTCACAGGTATGGCACTGCTGGGATAACACTGTACTTCCACAAGCGTTGCTCACTTGTCCCTGTGTTCCCACCGAGGGCGACATGATGGATAACCGGTTTGCTACAGCGCTGGTGATCGCCTGTGTTCTCAGCCTCATCTCCACCATCTACATGGCAGCCTCCATTGGCACCGACTTCTGGTATGAGTACcacaccctgtccccagctgagaATGTTAGTGAAGCTGGGAGAAGCATCTGGGAGGAGTTTGTCAGCAAAGATGCAGATGAGAAGACGTACACAGATGCGCTCTTCCGGTGCAATGGCACGGTTGGATTGTGGCGGAGGTGCATCACTGTACCCAAAAACTCTCACTGGTACAGCCCACCAG ATATGACTACAAACTGCATCAGTTTTTCCCTCTCTGATCAGTTTGTCGAAAAGTACATAGAGCCTGGAAATCACAACAGTGGCACAGATTTGAATCGGACTT ACCTCTGGCGACTGCAGTTTCTTCTGCCCTTTGTCAGCATCGGCCTCATGTGCTTTGGGGCTCTGATTGGGCTCTGTGCTTGTGCCTGTCGAAGCCTTTACCCGGCCATTGCCACTGGAGTCCTGCATTTCCTAGCAG ggctgtgtaCACTGGGCCTCGTTGGCTGCTATGTAGCTGGGATTGAGCTGCTCCATAGGAAGCTGCCTCTGCCAGAGGATGTGAGGGGTGAATTCGGCTGGTCCTTCTGCCTCGCCTGTGTGTCAGCACCTTTGCAGTTCATGGCAGCTGCTCTTTTCATCTGGGCAGCTCGCACCAACAGGAAGGAATTCACTCTCCTGAAAGCCTACCGTGTGGCATAA
- the CLDND1 gene encoding claudin domain-containing protein 1 isoform X1 yields MSQVWHCWDNTVLPQALLTCPCVPTEGDMMDNRFATALVIACVLSLISTIYMAASIGTDFWYEYHTLSPAENVSEAGRSIWEEFVSKDADEKTYTDALFRCNGTVGLWRRCITVPKNSHWYSPPETDMTTNCISFSLSDQFVEKYIEPGNHNSGTDLNRTYLWRLQFLLPFVSIGLMCFGALIGLCACACRSLYPAIATGVLHFLAGLCTLGLVGCYVAGIELLHRKLPLPEDVRGEFGWSFCLACVSAPLQFMAAALFIWAARTNRKEFTLLKAYRVA; encoded by the exons ATGTCACAGGTATGGCACTGCTGGGATAACACTGTACTTCCACAAGCGTTGCTCACTTGTCCCTGTGTTCCCACCGAGGGCGACATGATGGATAACCGGTTTGCTACAGCGCTGGTGATCGCCTGTGTTCTCAGCCTCATCTCCACCATCTACATGGCAGCCTCCATTGGCACCGACTTCTGGTATGAGTACcacaccctgtccccagctgagaATGTTAGTGAAGCTGGGAGAAGCATCTGGGAGGAGTTTGTCAGCAAAGATGCAGATGAGAAGACGTACACAGATGCGCTCTTCCGGTGCAATGGCACGGTTGGATTGTGGCGGAGGTGCATCACTGTACCCAAAAACTCTCACTGGTACAGCCCACCAG AAACAGATATGACTACAAACTGCATCAGTTTTTCCCTCTCTGATCAGTTTGTCGAAAAGTACATAGAGCCTGGAAATCACAACAGTGGCACAGATTTGAATCGGACTT ACCTCTGGCGACTGCAGTTTCTTCTGCCCTTTGTCAGCATCGGCCTCATGTGCTTTGGGGCTCTGATTGGGCTCTGTGCTTGTGCCTGTCGAAGCCTTTACCCGGCCATTGCCACTGGAGTCCTGCATTTCCTAGCAG ggctgtgtaCACTGGGCCTCGTTGGCTGCTATGTAGCTGGGATTGAGCTGCTCCATAGGAAGCTGCCTCTGCCAGAGGATGTGAGGGGTGAATTCGGCTGGTCCTTCTGCCTCGCCTGTGTGTCAGCACCTTTGCAGTTCATGGCAGCTGCTCTTTTCATCTGGGCAGCTCGCACCAACAGGAAGGAATTCACTCTCCTGAAAGCCTACCGTGTGGCATAA